The following proteins are co-located in the Theropithecus gelada isolate Dixy chromosome 19, Tgel_1.0, whole genome shotgun sequence genome:
- the LOC112613197 gene encoding olfactory receptor 7E24, whose product MAQQRGSAAQCPSYTDPQNLTGVSEFLLLELSDDPELQPVLAGLFLSMYLVTVLGNLLIILAVSSDSHLHTPMYFFLSNLSLADIGFTSTTIPKMIVDMQTHSRVIAYAGCLTQMSFFVLFACVDDMLLSVMAYDRFVAICHPLQYRVIMHPRLCGFLVLLSFFISLLDSQLHSLIVLQLTCFRDVAISNFFCDPSQLLHLSCSDTFINEMVIYFMGAIFGCLPISGILFSYYKIVSSILRVPSSGGKCKAFSTCGSHLAVVCLFYGTGLVGYLSSVVSPSPRKSMVASVMYTVVTPMLNPFIYSLRNRDIQSALCRLHGRIVKSHLLHPFCYMG is encoded by the exons ATGGCCCAACAGAGGGGAAGCGCAGCTCA gTGTCCAAGCTACACAGACCCACAGAATCTCACAGGTGTCTCAGAATTCCTCCTCCTGGAACTCTCAGATGACCCTGAACTGCAGCCCGTCCTCGCTGGGCTGTTCCTGTCCATGTACCTGGTCACGGTGCTGGGGAACCTCCTCATCATCCTGGCTGTCAGCTCTGACTCCCACCTCCACACccccatgtacttcttcctcTCCAACCTGTCCTTGGCTGACATCGGTTTCACCTCCACCACCATCCCCAAGATGATTGTAGACATGCAAACTCACAGCAGAGTCATCGCCTATGCGGGCTGCCTGACTCAGATgtctttttttgtcctttttgcctGTGTGGATGACATGCTCCTGAGTGTGATGGCCTATGACCGGTTTGTGGCCATCTGTCACCCCCTGCAATACCGAGTCATCATGCACCCACGACTCTGTGGCTTTTTAGTcttgttgtctttttttattagtcttttggACTCCCAGCTGCACAGTTTGATTGTATTACAGCTCACCTGCTTCAGGGATGTGGCCATTTCTAATTTCTTCTGTGACCCTTCTCAACTCCTCCACCTTAGCTGTTCTGACACCTTCATCAATGAAATGGTCATATATTTCATGGGTGCCATATTTGGCTGTCTCCCTATCTCAGGGATCCTTTTCTCTTACTATAAAATTGTTTCTTCCATTCTGAGAGTTCCATCATCGGGAGGGAAGTGTAAAGCCTTCTCCACCTGTGGCTCTCACCTGGCggttgtttgcttattttatggAACAGGCCTTGTAGGGTACCTCAGTTCAGTTGTGTCACCATCCCCCAGGAAGAGTATGGTGGCTTCAGTGATGTACACGGTGGTCACCCCCATGCTGAACCCCTTCATCTACAGCCTGAGGAACAGGGACATTCAAAGTGCTCTGTGCAGGCTGCATGGCAGAATAGTCAAATCTCATCTTCTCCATCCTTTTTGTTATATGGGCTAG